A DNA window from Labrys wisconsinensis contains the following coding sequences:
- the tsaE gene encoding tRNA (adenosine(37)-N6)-threonylcarbamoyltransferase complex ATPase subunit type 1 TsaE, with protein sequence MTAAATTWTLELPDEAATESLARDIAAAVRAGDLVTLSGDLGAGKTAFARALIRQIVGDPALEVPSPTFTLMQVYDTPAFPVVHADLYRIAGPDDLAELGWDEAAQGALVLVEWPDRAGDTLPADRLDIAFTLAQDGSAARRAEVTGHGAFARTLARVAAVGDFLRRTSWHDARRSHIQGDASTRSYERLTRDGETVILMNAPPRTDTTPVRFGKPYSAIAHIAQDVKPFVAMARGLADRGFSTPEILAEDLDAGLLLLEDLGDDGVVDADGPIAERYGVAVEVLAGLHAMRLPETLPVAPGITHAVPPFDLPALEIEAELMLDWYLPLLGAPQLSQRNRDGFTALWRALLQPILQGPKTWLLRDVHSPNLIWLAGRKGVERIGLLDFQDAMIGSPAYDVAALCLDARVTVPEELELALVARYVRARLDADPGFDTAAFARDYAVMGAQRTTKILGIFARLDRRDGKPGYLRHIPRVRAYLDRTLAHPALAEVRAWYETFVFAAEARAGEAP encoded by the coding sequence ATGACCGCCGCGGCGACCACCTGGACGCTCGAGCTGCCGGACGAGGCCGCGACGGAGAGCCTCGCCCGCGACATCGCCGCCGCGGTCCGGGCCGGCGACCTCGTCACCCTGTCGGGCGACCTCGGCGCCGGCAAGACCGCCTTCGCCCGGGCGCTGATCCGGCAGATCGTCGGCGACCCCGCGCTGGAGGTGCCGAGCCCGACCTTCACGCTGATGCAGGTCTACGACACGCCGGCCTTCCCCGTCGTCCATGCCGACCTCTACCGCATCGCCGGGCCGGACGACCTCGCCGAGCTCGGCTGGGACGAGGCGGCGCAGGGCGCGCTGGTGCTGGTGGAATGGCCGGACCGGGCCGGCGACACCCTGCCGGCCGACCGGCTCGACATCGCCTTCACCCTGGCGCAGGACGGCTCCGCCGCTCGCCGGGCCGAGGTGACCGGGCACGGCGCCTTCGCCCGCACCCTGGCCCGGGTGGCGGCGGTCGGCGACTTCCTGCGCAGGACCAGCTGGCACGATGCCCGGCGCAGCCATATCCAGGGCGATGCCTCGACCCGCAGCTATGAACGGCTGACGCGCGACGGCGAGACCGTCATCCTGATGAATGCGCCGCCGCGCACCGACACCACGCCGGTGCGCTTCGGCAAGCCCTACAGCGCCATCGCCCATATCGCCCAGGACGTGAAGCCCTTCGTCGCCATGGCGCGGGGCCTGGCCGACCGCGGCTTCTCCACCCCGGAGATCCTGGCGGAGGACCTGGACGCGGGACTGCTGCTCCTGGAGGATCTGGGCGACGACGGCGTGGTCGACGCCGACGGGCCGATCGCCGAGCGCTACGGCGTGGCGGTGGAGGTGCTGGCGGGGCTGCACGCCATGCGCCTGCCCGAGACCCTGCCGGTGGCGCCCGGCATCACCCACGCCGTCCCGCCCTTCGACCTGCCGGCCCTGGAGATCGAGGCCGAGCTGATGCTGGACTGGTACCTGCCGCTGCTCGGCGCCCCGCAGCTCTCCCAGCGCAACCGCGACGGCTTCACCGCGCTCTGGCGGGCGCTGTTGCAGCCGATCCTGCAGGGGCCGAAGACCTGGCTGCTGCGCGACGTGCATTCGCCCAACCTGATCTGGCTGGCCGGGCGCAAGGGCGTCGAGCGCATCGGCCTGCTCGATTTCCAGGATGCGATGATCGGCTCGCCCGCCTACGACGTGGCGGCGCTCTGCCTCGACGCCCGCGTCACCGTGCCGGAGGAGCTGGAGCTCGCCCTGGTGGCGCGCTATGTCCGGGCTCGCCTCGATGCCGACCCGGGCTTCGACACCGCCGCCTTCGCCCGCGACTACGCGGTGATGGGCGCGCAGCGCACCACCAAGATCCTCGGCATCTTCGCCCGGCTCGACCGCCGCGACGGCAAGCCGGGATATCTGCGCCATATCCCGCGCGTGCGGGCCTATCTCGACCGCACCCTTGCGCATCCTGCCCTGGCCGAGGTCAGGGCCTGGTACGAGACCTTCGTCTTCGCGGCGGAAGCCCGGGCCGGCGAAGCCCCATGA
- a CDS encoding sensor histidine kinase: MMPGRRGFRRWLGASAALRPAAGPDRPAAPLGAIGLTLVTATGALAQASAEPAPAGPTLRDVLAVFVGIKHQDLFGISFFFGLLVFTITVAIFHIRARNAWLKTENHAQAEIDALRGRIDRTEALLLSEPQIIAVWTGSTEPPTVTGDLPGIDVARRTGRFAATGWLNVEDARALENEVEALRSRGEAFRQVSRARTGAFIEAEGRAIGGRAVLRLRDVTGDRLELARLAETHRRTVEEAGVIRALIDDAPLPMWLREREGRLTWVNKAYARAVDAADEAEALGRGVELLDRPAREEAGRRREAGKPYLKRVPAVVGGARRILDIIDVPSPRGSAGMAVDVSELEEVRASLERQMQAYVGTFDQIATAVAIFDADRRLTFYNAAYRGLWQLDPAFLDEKPRDGEILDRLRAHHRLPEQADFRAWKNKLHEAYRALEPASHLWHLPGNKTLRIVTTPNPAGGVIYLFEDVTERYDLEARFNAMARVQGETLDNLKEGVAAFGSDGRLRLSNPAFAAMWKLSPEDLGARPHIDAVAAICAPLFQDTEIWAALKAAITSFGDRNPSVHRMGRVDGSVIDVATVPLPDGGTLLTFTNVTDTVNFENALVDKNEALEEASRLKNAFVHHVSYELRSPLTNIIGFVQLLADGAAGPLSDKQRQYAGYIMTSSDSLLAIINNILDLATIDAGAMTLEVDDIDIRGTMQAAAEAVQPRLTEMGVKLEMAASNAIGSFEADGKRVRQVLFNLLSNAIGFSERGGTVTLTAERRGSEVLFRVEDRGKGIPQKVIDRVFDRFESYAGGTDHRGVGLGLSIVRSFVELHGGRVDLTSKEGYGTVVTCHFPDVMATRRIAAE; this comes from the coding sequence ATGATGCCGGGACGCAGGGGGTTCCGTCGCTGGCTGGGTGCTTCCGCGGCCCTGCGCCCTGCGGCCGGGCCGGACCGACCCGCGGCGCCGCTCGGCGCGATCGGCCTCACCCTTGTCACCGCCACGGGGGCGCTGGCCCAGGCGTCCGCCGAGCCGGCGCCGGCCGGCCCGACCCTGCGCGACGTCCTGGCGGTGTTCGTCGGCATCAAGCACCAGGACCTGTTCGGCATCTCCTTCTTCTTCGGCCTCCTGGTGTTCACCATCACCGTGGCCATCTTCCACATCCGCGCCCGCAATGCCTGGCTGAAGACCGAGAACCACGCGCAGGCCGAGATCGACGCCCTGCGCGGGCGCATCGACCGGACCGAGGCGCTGCTCCTGTCCGAGCCGCAGATCATCGCGGTATGGACCGGCAGCACCGAGCCGCCGACCGTCACCGGCGACCTGCCGGGCATCGACGTGGCGCGCCGCACCGGCCGCTTCGCCGCGACGGGCTGGCTCAACGTCGAGGACGCCCGCGCCCTGGAGAACGAGGTGGAGGCGCTGCGCAGCCGGGGCGAGGCCTTCCGCCAGGTGTCGCGGGCCAGGACCGGCGCCTTCATCGAGGCCGAGGGTCGGGCGATCGGCGGCCGGGCCGTGCTGCGGCTGCGCGACGTCACCGGCGACCGGCTCGAGCTGGCGCGCCTGGCCGAGACCCACCGCCGGACGGTGGAGGAGGCCGGCGTCATCCGCGCGCTGATCGACGATGCGCCGCTGCCGATGTGGCTGCGCGAACGCGAAGGCCGGCTGACCTGGGTCAACAAGGCCTATGCCAGGGCGGTCGACGCCGCCGACGAGGCCGAGGCGCTGGGGCGCGGCGTGGAGCTGCTCGACCGCCCGGCCCGCGAGGAGGCCGGCCGCAGGCGCGAGGCCGGCAAGCCCTATCTCAAGCGCGTGCCGGCCGTGGTCGGGGGCGCCCGGCGCATCCTCGACATCATCGACGTCCCCTCCCCGCGCGGCTCGGCCGGAATGGCGGTCGACGTCTCCGAGCTCGAGGAAGTGCGGGCCAGCCTCGAGCGGCAGATGCAGGCCTATGTCGGCACCTTCGACCAGATCGCCACCGCCGTCGCCATCTTCGATGCCGACCGGCGCCTGACCTTCTACAACGCCGCCTATCGCGGCCTCTGGCAGCTCGACCCGGCCTTCCTCGACGAGAAGCCGCGCGACGGCGAGATCCTCGACCGGCTGCGCGCCCATCACCGCCTGCCGGAGCAGGCCGATTTCCGCGCCTGGAAGAACAAGCTGCACGAGGCCTACCGCGCCCTGGAGCCGGCCTCGCACCTCTGGCATCTGCCCGGCAACAAGACCCTGCGCATCGTCACCACGCCCAACCCGGCCGGCGGCGTCATCTACCTCTTCGAGGACGTCACCGAGCGCTACGATCTCGAGGCCCGCTTCAACGCCATGGCGCGGGTCCAGGGCGAGACGCTCGACAACCTGAAGGAAGGCGTGGCGGCCTTCGGCTCCGACGGGCGGCTGCGCCTGTCCAACCCAGCCTTCGCCGCGATGTGGAAGCTCTCGCCGGAGGACCTCGGCGCCCGCCCCCATATCGATGCCGTCGCCGCGATCTGCGCGCCGCTGTTCCAGGACACCGAGATCTGGGCGGCGCTCAAGGCCGCCATCACCAGCTTCGGCGACCGCAATCCCAGCGTCCACCGCATGGGGCGGGTCGACGGCAGCGTCATCGACGTCGCCACGGTGCCGCTGCCGGACGGCGGCACGCTGCTCACCTTCACCAACGTCACCGACACGGTGAACTTCGAGAACGCCCTGGTGGACAAGAACGAAGCGCTGGAGGAGGCCTCCCGCCTCAAGAACGCCTTCGTCCATCACGTCTCCTACGAGCTGCGCTCGCCGCTGACCAACATCATCGGCTTCGTGCAGCTCCTGGCCGACGGCGCCGCCGGCCCGCTGAGCGACAAGCAGCGCCAATATGCCGGCTACATCATGACCTCGTCGGACTCGCTGCTGGCGATCATCAACAACATCCTCGACCTCGCCACCATCGACGCCGGCGCCATGACGCTGGAGGTCGACGACATCGATATCCGCGGCACGATGCAGGCCGCCGCCGAGGCGGTGCAGCCGCGCCTGACCGAGATGGGCGTGAAGCTGGAAATGGCGGCATCGAACGCCATCGGCTCGTTCGAGGCGGACGGCAAGCGCGTGCGCCAGGTGCTGTTCAACCTGCTCTCCAACGCCATCGGCTTCTCCGAGCGCGGCGGCACGGTGACGTTGACCGCCGAGCGGCGCGGCAGCGAGGTGCTGTTCCGGGTGGAGGACCGCGGCAAGGGCATCCCGCAGAAGGTGATCGACCGGGTGTTCGACCGCTTCGAATCCTATGCCGGCGGCACGGACCATCGCGGCGTCGGCCTGGGGCTGTCGATCGTCCGCTCCTTCGTCGAGCTGCACGGCGGCCGGGTGGACCTGACGTCGAAGGAGGGGTATGGCACCGTCGTCACGTGTCACTTTCCCGACGTGATGGCGACCCGCCGCATCGCGGCCGAATGA
- a CDS encoding TetR/AcrR family transcriptional regulator encodes METHRAILTAAADLLETVPYRDIAMERIAASAGVGKQTIYRWYDSKADLMLDAYIARYTETFPPIVLGSDAVADLRTYMHQLVDILPTRTVQGAYRALFAEAQHDPSFRRRFDEVVLKKRRDVARGFIAAAMRKKQIRADIDPDVVVEMLFSPILQRFIARPETPDHAFADMVFDTLLAGVGGPAPADAGPRQKSDARPLISQSP; translated from the coding sequence ATGGAAACGCACCGAGCCATCCTGACAGCTGCCGCCGACCTCCTGGAGACGGTGCCGTATCGCGATATCGCCATGGAGCGCATCGCGGCTTCGGCCGGGGTCGGCAAGCAGACGATCTACCGCTGGTACGACAGCAAGGCGGATCTGATGCTCGACGCCTACATCGCCCGCTACACCGAGACCTTCCCACCGATCGTGCTGGGCAGCGACGCCGTCGCCGACCTCAGGACCTACATGCATCAGCTCGTCGACATCCTGCCGACCCGCACGGTGCAGGGGGCCTATCGTGCCCTGTTCGCCGAGGCGCAGCACGATCCGAGCTTCCGCCGGCGCTTCGACGAGGTGGTGCTGAAGAAGCGCCGCGACGTGGCGCGGGGCTTCATCGCCGCTGCGATGCGCAAGAAGCAGATCCGGGCCGACATCGATCCCGACGTGGTGGTCGAGATGCTGTTCTCGCCGATCCTGCAGCGCTTCATTGCCCGGCCCGAGACGCCCGACCACGCCTTTGCCGACATGGTGTTCGACACGCTGCTGGCCGGCGTCGGCGGCCCGGCCCCGGCGGATGCCGGCCCCCGTCAGAAGTCCGACGCCAGGCCCTTGATCTCCCAGTCGCCGTAG
- a CDS encoding DUF1674 domain-containing protein, whose translation MSEDETEPLPPNAAPGKRLTPAARRALEEAAARRAQATEIVRPREILGRDGPEPVRYGDWEIKGLASDF comes from the coding sequence ATGTCCGAGGACGAGACAGAGCCTCTGCCGCCGAACGCCGCGCCCGGCAAGCGGCTGACGCCGGCGGCCCGGCGCGCCCTGGAGGAGGCGGCGGCCCGCCGCGCCCAAGCGACCGAGATCGTCCGTCCCAGGGAGATCCTCGGCCGTGACGGCCCCGAGCCGGTGCGCTACGGCGACTGGGAGATCAAGGGCCTGGCGTCGGACTTCTGA
- the chrA gene encoding chromate efflux transporter translates to MTTDAVPGAGSPGEVFRVFLKLGLTSFGGPIAHLGYFRDELVVRRRWIDEAGYAELVALCQFLPGPASSQVGFCLGLRRGGGLAGGLAAWLGFTMPSALALVALALGLAALAGPETQGALHGLKLVAVAVVAQALWGMARTLTPDRARAGIALAALALVTLAGGALGQVAAIAGGAAAGLWLCRVEAATAPAAARPVVSHPAAIAALAGFAALFLVPALWPGQGPALFGAFYQAGALVFGGGHVVLPLLKAGVVAPGWVTDEGFLAGYGLAQAMPGPLFTVAAYLGAIAPPAGLAGAAIALAGIFLPGLLLVYGALPFWDGLRRRGPAQAAMRGANAAVVGLLGAAFFDPVWTSAVLGPADFLLAAAGFLLLTVWSAPPWIVVMLLAAAGLARGLA, encoded by the coding sequence ATGACGACGGACGCCGTGCCGGGGGCCGGCTCGCCCGGCGAGGTGTTCCGGGTGTTCCTGAAGCTCGGCCTGACCTCGTTCGGGGGTCCCATCGCCCATCTCGGCTATTTCCGCGACGAACTGGTGGTGCGTCGGCGCTGGATCGACGAGGCCGGCTATGCCGAGCTGGTAGCGCTGTGCCAGTTCCTGCCGGGGCCGGCCTCCAGCCAGGTCGGCTTCTGCCTCGGCCTCAGGCGCGGCGGCGGCCTTGCCGGCGGCCTCGCCGCCTGGCTCGGCTTCACCATGCCTTCGGCGCTGGCGCTCGTTGCCCTGGCGCTCGGCCTGGCGGCGCTGGCCGGACCGGAGACGCAGGGCGCCCTGCACGGGCTGAAGCTCGTGGCGGTGGCCGTCGTCGCCCAGGCGCTGTGGGGCATGGCGCGGACGCTGACGCCTGACCGCGCCCGCGCCGGCATCGCCCTGGCGGCGCTCGCCCTGGTGACGCTGGCCGGCGGCGCGCTCGGCCAGGTCGCGGCCATCGCCGGCGGCGCCGCGGCCGGCTTGTGGCTCTGCCGGGTGGAGGCCGCGACCGCGCCGGCCGCGGCGCGCCCTGTCGTGTCCCATCCGGCGGCGATCGCCGCGCTCGCCGGTTTCGCGGCGCTGTTCCTGGTGCCGGCGCTGTGGCCGGGCCAGGGTCCGGCGCTGTTCGGTGCCTTCTACCAGGCCGGCGCCCTGGTGTTCGGCGGCGGCCATGTGGTGCTGCCGCTGCTCAAGGCCGGCGTGGTGGCGCCGGGCTGGGTGACGGACGAGGGCTTCCTCGCCGGCTACGGCCTCGCCCAGGCGATGCCCGGGCCGCTCTTCACCGTCGCCGCCTATCTCGGTGCCATCGCGCCGCCCGCCGGCCTTGCCGGCGCCGCCATCGCGCTCGCCGGCATCTTCCTGCCGGGCCTGCTGCTGGTCTACGGCGCCCTGCCGTTCTGGGACGGGCTGCGCCGGCGCGGGCCGGCGCAGGCCGCGATGCGCGGCGCCAATGCCGCCGTCGTCGGCCTGCTCGGCGCCGCCTTCTTCGATCCGGTATGGACATCCGCCGTGCTCGGCCCGGCCGACTTTCTCCTGGCCGCGGCCGGCTTCCTGCTGCTGACCGTCTGGAGCGCGCCGCCCTGGATCGTCGTCATGCTGCTGGCGGCCGCCGGCCTCGCCCGGGGACTGGCTTGA
- a CDS encoding GFA family protein has protein sequence MSVITGGCLCGDIRYEASAPPRDTGYCHCRMCQRQSGATALPFATFALDCFAYVRGTPQVYVSSDHGERRFCPRCSASLDYRERISPTEVSINAGTLDDPGLAAPRRHIWAESRIAWFATADDLPTSPQD, from the coding sequence ATGAGCGTGATCACCGGAGGATGCCTGTGCGGCGACATCCGCTACGAAGCAAGCGCGCCGCCCAGGGACACGGGCTATTGCCATTGCCGCATGTGCCAGCGCCAGAGCGGCGCCACGGCGCTGCCCTTCGCCACCTTTGCCCTGGACTGCTTCGCCTATGTGCGGGGCACGCCGCAGGTCTATGTCTCCAGCGACCACGGCGAACGCCGGTTCTGCCCGCGCTGCAGCGCTTCGCTGGACTATCGCGAGCGGATCTCGCCGACAGAGGTCAGCATCAATGCCGGGACGCTGGACGATCCCGGCCTCGCCGCGCCAAGGCGGCACATCTGGGCCGAGAGCCGGATCGCCTGGTTCGCGACCGCCGACGATCTGCCGACTTCGCCGCAGGATTGA
- a CDS encoding class I SAM-dependent methyltransferase, producing MTAARQHESLVTDQFGPRAAAYVTSAVHAQGEDLGLIAEVARDTGVKTVLDLGCGGGHVSFAVAPHVQAVTAYDLSEDMLAAVAAEAQRRGLANVATRQGSAERLPFDDASFCMVASRYSAHHWGDIPAGLREARRVAKPRGRAVFADVVAPQDPLLDTFLQTIELLRDPSHVRNQSVGAWCAMAEAAGFRVDSVRTGRLRLDFAAWIARIATPPVHAEAIRSLQARMSEPVQRHFAIEADGTFTLDTMVLVATAA from the coding sequence GTGACAGCCGCCAGACAACACGAGAGCCTGGTCACCGACCAGTTCGGCCCACGGGCGGCCGCCTATGTCACCAGCGCGGTGCATGCGCAGGGCGAGGATCTCGGCCTGATCGCGGAGGTGGCCCGCGACACCGGCGTCAAGACGGTGCTGGACCTCGGCTGCGGCGGCGGCCATGTCAGCTTCGCCGTGGCGCCCCACGTGCAGGCGGTGACGGCCTACGACCTGTCCGAGGACATGCTCGCCGCGGTGGCGGCCGAAGCCCAGCGGCGCGGCCTCGCCAACGTCGCGACGCGGCAGGGCTCGGCGGAACGGCTGCCCTTCGACGATGCCAGCTTCTGCATGGTCGCGAGCCGCTACAGCGCCCACCATTGGGGCGACATCCCCGCCGGCCTGCGCGAAGCCCGCCGGGTCGCCAAGCCGCGCGGCCGGGCCGTGTTCGCCGACGTGGTGGCGCCGCAGGATCCGCTGCTGGACACGTTCCTGCAGACGATCGAGCTGCTGCGCGACCCCTCCCACGTGCGCAACCAGTCGGTCGGAGCCTGGTGCGCCATGGCGGAGGCGGCCGGCTTCCGGGTCGATTCGGTGCGGACGGGACGCCTGCGCCTCGACTTCGCCGCCTGGATCGCGCGGATCGCGACACCCCCCGTGCACGCCGAGGCGATCCGGTCGCTGCAGGCACGCATGTCCGAGCCGGTGCAGCGCCACTTCGCCATCGAGGCGGACGGCACCTTCACCCTCGACACCATGGTGCTGGTGGCGACGGCGGCGTGA
- a CDS encoding helix-turn-helix transcriptional regulator: protein MKIGIAADTDQARRLELGEFLRAQRARLTPAMLGFDGGGRRRTPGLRREEVAQLCGLSTTWYTWLEQGRDISLSAHALGRLAVVLRLSAAERTFLFDLAGKRDPKAPGEAAPSAPSSLIAVLPRIDCPAYVLDHLWNAEGWNEAAARLFVGWLDAGRTERNLLRFIFLDPAARSLIDDWETRARRVLAEFRADYIRHIEDPAMQRLVADLVGGSELFARAWDAHAVVGREGGARGFRHPEDGLVRYRQLTFNPAGRPDLKLVMLTPEP, encoded by the coding sequence ATGAAGATCGGCATCGCAGCGGATACGGACCAGGCGCGACGGCTGGAGCTGGGCGAGTTCCTGCGGGCCCAGCGCGCCCGCCTCACCCCGGCGATGCTCGGCTTCGACGGCGGCGGGCGCCGCCGCACGCCGGGCCTGCGCCGCGAGGAGGTGGCGCAGCTCTGCGGGCTCAGCACCACCTGGTATACCTGGCTGGAGCAGGGCCGCGACATCTCGCTCTCCGCCCATGCGCTCGGGCGCCTCGCCGTGGTGCTGCGCCTCTCGGCGGCCGAGCGGACCTTTCTCTTCGACCTCGCCGGCAAGCGCGACCCCAAGGCGCCGGGCGAAGCGGCGCCGAGCGCGCCGTCTTCCCTCATCGCCGTGCTGCCGCGGATCGATTGCCCGGCCTATGTGCTCGACCATCTGTGGAACGCCGAGGGCTGGAACGAGGCCGCGGCGCGTCTCTTCGTCGGCTGGCTCGATGCCGGGCGGACCGAGCGCAACCTGCTGCGCTTCATCTTCCTCGATCCCGCCGCCCGCAGCCTGATCGATGACTGGGAGACGCGGGCCCGCCGGGTGCTGGCCGAGTTCCGGGCCGACTATATCAGGCATATCGAGGACCCCGCCATGCAGCGGCTGGTCGCCGACCTCGTCGGTGGCAGCGAGCTCTTCGCCAGGGCCTGGGACGCTCATGCCGTGGTCGGCCGCGAAGGCGGCGCGCGCGGCTTCCGCCATCCCGAGGACGGTCTGGTGCGCTATCGCCAGCTCACCTTCAACCCCGCCGGCCGGCCCGACCTCAAGCTGGTGATGCTGACGCCGGAGCCTTGA
- the sppA gene encoding signal peptide peptidase SppA, translating into MSLETDLLVDRRRLRRKLSLWRVAAFLAAAVALVAVLAVGGGKDLLNKRADHIARVKIAGFIGDQTANLKLFDDIADSSAKAVIVKINSPGGSTSGGEALFDGLRKLSGKKPTVAVIDGLGASAAYMAAIGTDHIVARRSALVGSIGVLVQFPNVGKLLDTIGVKMEEIKSSPLKAAPNGFEPTSPEAAAALASVVNDTYGWFKGLVKERRGYDDAALGVVSDGRIFTGKQALDLKLIDAIGDESAGIAWLEKDKGIAKDLPVQDWEKPSDSRSLFFAQALAALADKAGLPILGSLLASPTAPPGALDGLVSVWQPQAQK; encoded by the coding sequence ATGTCGCTCGAAACCGATCTTCTGGTCGATCGCCGCCGGCTCAGGCGCAAATTGTCGCTGTGGCGGGTGGCTGCCTTCCTCGCGGCGGCGGTGGCGCTCGTCGCCGTGCTCGCCGTCGGCGGCGGCAAGGACCTCCTGAACAAGCGGGCGGACCACATCGCCCGGGTGAAGATCGCCGGCTTCATCGGCGACCAGACCGCCAATCTGAAGCTGTTCGACGACATCGCCGACTCCAGCGCCAAGGCGGTGATCGTCAAGATCAACTCGCCGGGCGGCAGCACCTCCGGCGGCGAGGCGCTCTTCGACGGCCTGCGCAAGCTCTCGGGCAAGAAGCCGACCGTGGCGGTCATCGACGGCCTCGGCGCCTCGGCGGCCTACATGGCGGCGATCGGCACCGACCACATCGTGGCGCGCCGCTCGGCGCTGGTCGGCTCGATCGGCGTGCTCGTGCAGTTCCCCAATGTCGGCAAGCTGCTCGACACGATCGGCGTGAAGATGGAGGAGATCAAGTCCTCGCCGCTCAAGGCGGCGCCCAACGGCTTCGAGCCGACCAGCCCGGAGGCCGCGGCCGCCCTGGCCTCGGTGGTCAACGACACCTATGGCTGGTTCAAGGGCCTGGTGAAGGAGCGGCGCGGCTATGACGACGCCGCGCTCGGCGTGGTCTCGGACGGGCGCATCTTCACCGGCAAGCAGGCGCTCGACCTCAAGCTGATCGACGCCATCGGCGACGAGAGCGCCGGCATCGCCTGGCTGGAGAAGGACAAGGGCATCGCCAAGGACCTGCCGGTGCAGGATTGGGAGAAGCCGAGCGATTCGCGCAGCCTGTTTTTCGCCCAGGCGCTCGCGGCGCTTGCCGACAAGGCCGGGCTTCCCATCCTCGGCAGCCTCCTCGCCAGCCCCACCGCTCCGCCGGGCGCGCTTGACGGACTCGTCTCGGTTTGGCAACCTCAAGCGCAAAAGTAG
- a CDS encoding integration host factor subunit beta: MIKSELVLKIAETNPHLYQRDVENIVNAILDEISGAMSRGDRVELRGFGAFSVKERPARVGRNPRTGAHVKVDEKVVPFFKTGKDMRLRLNRSSMAKAQA, from the coding sequence ATGATCAAATCCGAACTCGTCCTGAAAATTGCGGAGACGAACCCGCATCTCTACCAGCGCGACGTGGAGAATATCGTCAATGCCATCCTCGACGAGATCTCCGGCGCCATGAGCCGCGGCGACCGGGTGGAGCTGCGCGGTTTCGGGGCTTTCTCGGTCAAGGAGCGGCCGGCGCGGGTCGGCCGCAACCCGCGCACCGGTGCCCATGTCAAGGTCGACGAGAAGGTGGTGCCCTTCTTCAAGACCGGCAAGGACATGCGCCTGCGCCTGAACCGGTCGTCCATGGCGAAGGCACAGGCATGA
- a CDS encoding lipopolysaccharide assembly protein LapA domain-containing protein, whose protein sequence is MKRFVLTLVFAPIAILVLLFAVANRQLVTLSLDPFNAAAPALTFRAPLFLVLFAVLMVGVVVGGAASWLKQGRHRRAARKARAEAERLRAEADRLRDQVSGVEPAPHRTLPAPVPF, encoded by the coding sequence ATGAAGCGCTTCGTCCTCACCCTGGTTTTCGCGCCGATCGCCATCCTCGTGCTGCTGTTCGCGGTGGCGAACCGGCAGCTCGTGACGCTGTCGCTCGACCCGTTCAATGCCGCGGCGCCGGCGCTGACGTTCCGGGCGCCGCTGTTCCTCGTCCTCTTCGCCGTGCTGATGGTCGGCGTCGTCGTCGGCGGAGCGGCCTCCTGGCTCAAGCAGGGGCGGCACCGGCGTGCCGCCCGCAAGGCGCGGGCCGAGGCGGAGCGGCTGCGCGCCGAGGCCGACCGCCTGCGCGACCAGGTGAGCGGCGTCGAGCCGGCGCCGCATCGCACCCTGCCCGCGCCTGTGCCGTTCTGA